In the bacterium genome, CAGGCTGGATGGCGTGACACTGCTCGGACACGGGAAAATGGATGGAGCAGCCGGGGGGAAATTCATCATCGAGCGAAAGGACGTTACGGGCGGGTTGAACATTTATGCTGATGACATGAAACGCATCGTGCAGAAAAGCTCTCCCGATCAAAGCGGCGGATTTGATGCCCTTGAATTGAGGAGCTGGAGCGGGATCGAGTTTGCCGAATCACTGAATCTGACCCCGGAGCGAAGCCTTACCCTCGATGCTCCGCTGATCAAGGCAGCAGGAGCGGAGCAGGTCTATCTGCGTGCTCCCTGGCTTCGCCTGGTGAACAGCGCTCAATATAATTTTCAGCCCTCACAAACGGGAGAGGCAATGATACAATGTTCAGCCAACTGGATCGACACCGAGGGCGACATTCAGTTTTCCGGCTTCCAGGATGTCCAATTGAACGCCGAACATGATTTGACCTTGAGCGACAGGCATACCGTTTTCCTGGGATTTGACCTCGGCTGGAAGGGGGAATTGAATACCGCCGGTAATCTGACCCTGCGGGCTGAGCGGATTTATCCGACCACTCTTTCCCAGGTTACCATTCATTCAGACCGCAAAGTTACCATCCTGCCCGGAGAAAACACTCCTTCCAGTACTATCTATTCTGCCGGGGGAAAACTGACGATCGAAGCGGACAGTATCGAGCACAGGGGAACACTGGCTGCGCCGATGGGTGAAATTGCCCTCTGTCAGAATGGAGAGACAGGGGAGATCTCTCAGTCCCGGATATACCTGGCGGCAGGAAGCAAAATCACCACAACGGGTGAAGCTTCGGTTAATTACGGAGACCTCAGCAATACCTCATGGACTATTCCCGACAAGAGCGATAAGAACGAACCGAGTAAGAAACAGGCTGCAACCCTGCCGCATAACTCAGTATCCCTGAACAGCTCGGAGATTATTTTCGACAAGGACGCTCTGATCTCAGCCGATGGCGGGGGGGAAATCTTTGCCTATCAGTTTTTGCCGGGTATCGAGGGTTCCCGTAATCCCTTATCAGCGAGCGGGCGTTCTGTCATTCTCCCTGACAATAGCATTGTGCTGCCGGGAAAGGCCGTATACCTTGAGGGTGTCGAGGGAGTGCCGCAAGGGATATATTCCCTGCTGCCGGAGCAGTTTGCCTTTATGCCCGGTGCTCTGGTTATCACGGATCTTGGTCCGCATTACACCATCGATACCTTGATGCTGTCCAAAGAAGGAAGTCCGGTAACCAGGGGATTTACGACTATCCGGGACACCGGCTTCACAGCAACGGTCCCGCATATCTACTCGATAAGGCCGGCAGAAAAGGTAGTGCAGGAGGGTAATTTTACTCTCGCTCACCTGACAGCCGGAAATGCCGGTGAAGTAACGATCAGGGGGAATACGTCGGTTCTGGAAGGAACAGTGAGTGGAAAACCGCTCCCTGGTTTTGAAGGAAACCGGATAGAACTGGGCGGCAAAACGGTATTCGTCGGGCAGTTCTCCGAGGCGCTTCTGCCTGGATTCTCCTTTGACGAAGATATGCCTGCGTTTTTGAAGGACAAACTCTACATCGATGCCGGGGGGCTGTCAGGAAAGGGATTTAAAGAAATCGTCCTGGGCGGTGTGGAACTGAACGGGAAGGAATACCAGGGAACTGCTAATATCACGATCCAGGATGGGGCGCACCTTGCGGGAACGAATCTTACCCTGGCGGCAACGCAGGACATTACGGTTCAGTCAGGCGCACTGCTTCAGGCTGAAGGAGAGATTTCGAAAGGTGAAGGCTCTATAAGTTTGATATCCCCCAAGGGCAGGGTGACTATCGAGGAGAACGCCAGCGTGCATGCCAGTAATGTCCTCAACCTGGAATGTAAAAATATCGCCTCCTCAGGCGATATTCAGGTGGATAACAGCACGCTGAACCTGATGGGAGAGCGGATCGAGGTTACGGCTGACCCGCTTAACCCGCAGAATGAGTCAAGCCTGGTCTTCACTCCCCAGGAGCTTGCCGATATTACCAGGGGTTTTACTCACCTGAGCCTTACCGGCCGCAGGGAGGTGGTTTTTCACACTGCGCTCGACCTTGATTTCGGTGACGCTTTCCTCATTCTGAACACGCCAAGGATGAGTGGCCGGGGGCTGAGTGAAGGCGATGCCGTTTCTCTCACCTCCTCGAAAAGAATCAGCCTTTTGAATACCGGGCTGCCAGGCGAAGAGAGCGAGCTGCCGGATACCGCTACCCTGTCCCTTACGGCTGACGAGCTCGTTATCGGGCAGGGAGATATCTCTTTTGACGGTTTTCGGAAAATCAATCTTACCAGTGGAACGGACCTGGTCTTCAGCGGAAAGGGCTCCCTTGCAGCCAGCGGAGATGAATTGAATATCAAAGCCGCACGGGTGACTGCATCTTCCTCCCAGGCCGGGGAACCAGATTCCCCGAATAACACCGGCGTACCTTACGAAGTTGCCCGGTTCACGGTCAACGCCCCGGACAGCCGGGTAGCGATAACCAGGAACGGTCAGGGCACAGCCGGGGAGAACACCACTCCAGGGGGAAGCCTGAGCGTTGCAGCTCAGAATATCATCCTGGATGGCCTTATCGAGGTTCAAAGCGGCCAGATTGCCCTTGATAGCAGGGGAGAAGCCGGTGGAATTTTCCTCAACCAGGGATCTCAGATTCTGGCTCAGGGAAGCGATTATGCTCCGGGGGGAAAGGTTTCCCTCTCCACCGAAGCGGGGCAAATAGATATTGCGGATGGCGCACTCGTCGATGTCTCGGCAGGTGATCAGGGCGATGCGGGAACTATCAGCCTGTATGCACCCCAGGGGAAAGTCGTTCTGGATGGTGAAATCAAAGGAAATGCCAGGGATTCCGAGGCCAGGCGCGGTCGCGGCGGCAGGTTCACACTCGATACCACCCGGTACGGTCAAGAGGATGGGCCGGTGAATCTTGCCCAACTGAACGGCAAGCTAAAACGAGGCGGATTCGACCGGGCGATTGACCTTCGTTTCCGGGCTGGCGATATAGCGCTGCCGGAGAACGAGCAACTTTCCGCCCATTCGGTCAAGCTCGTGGCCGATGGCGGCAACCTCGATATTTTTGGCATTATCGAGGCCCCTGCCGGGAACACGGAAACCGGAAGGGTGGAATTGTACAGCCGTGATAACCTTACCCTGCATGCCAGTAACCAGGTTGGCGATGAAGTAACCGGGATATACGCTCCGGCTGGGGAGGTCATCCTCGGCACGGCCCGAGGGACAGTGATTCTGGGAGGGGTTGAACCAGGGGAAAAAGCTCTGATCGATGTAGGCGGTGAGGATGATGGAGAGAAGAGCGGTGGCACGGTTACCATCCGTGTTCCCCGGGAGAACCTGGATAACCTGCTGAACAGCCAGGCGACGGTACAGGGAGCCTCAGAAGTCATAGTCGAGGCTGTCAAGGCGTATGACTTCGCTTCCGGCGTTATCGGTGCCGGGGATATCGACAAGATGCGTGAAGATACGGCAACCTTCATGTCAGGCTTGTCCCTCGAAGATGGCGGCACGCTTCATATTCGCCCCGGCATCGAAATATCCCATCAAGGTTCGTTATCCCTTTCTTCAGACTGGGATTTTACTGCCTGGCGGTATAATGGTGAGCCGGGCAGTCTCTCTTTGCGGGCGGGCAATGATCTGAACATCGCCGGTCATCTCCTGGATAAAGGGAATGATTCCACCTGGCGGTTTGATCTGGCAGCAGGATCCGATCGGGACAGCGCAGATCCTCTGGCGGTTATCAAAGGAACGGGGAACCTGAACGTTACCGATAATACAGCAGTTTACACGGAAAACGCACCCATTTCCTTTGCCTCGGGCAATAATACCACCATAGGGCATTTAAGCAGCAGTTATGCAGTATTCAAAGACATTGAAGTAGAGAAAATTCCCTTCAATAGGATTCCGTTTAATATGGCTTCAGAAAGTGGCCGGATACAGGGCACAGTGGAAGGCTCGCTGATTCTGAAAGGCGGGGCCATTCAAACCGGAACGGGTGATATTCAGGTTGAAATCGGGAACGATCTCGATCTGGATTCATATTTTGACACCAAAGGTAAAACGGTCTTAGGTTCAATCCGTACTCTGGGAGAGCATCCTTCACCTGCTCCAAGCCAGGCATATTGGGAATATACCAATGGAGGCGGTATCAGCATCGAGGCAGGCGGAACTGTCGGAGCTCTCCAATTGATTAATAAAGACGCATGGGATTGGGCAAACAATTATATCGTTATCGATGATAACGGAGACAAGGTAACCAGGACAGCGTGGTCGGCAAGTTACGAGAGAGACCTGCCCACCCAGGGGCTGGCGGCCATGGCCGGGGGGGATGTAAAAGTCTTTGCGGGCAGCGACCTGTATTGTCAGATTGGAACGTTCGGCAGCGGGGATTGTGAAGTTTTTTCAGGGGGAGATATCGACGGAAAGTTTCTGGTGAAAGAGGGACGAGGGTATTTCTCCGCAATGGGAAATGTCGGTGGCAACATCCAGGATCTGACTTTTGAAGTTTTCGATTCCCAAATATCAGTAACCTCTCAGGGGAATATCCACCTGGGTACAATTGTCAATCCCACTACCGTGAGGGATGGTTTCAATGTTGATTCTCTCTGGAACCTTACCTATTCTCCTGATGCGCGGGTTACCCTGAGAGCTGAGAGCGGGGATGTAAGCATTTCCGGGAAAACCGGCAACCTGTCGATAACATATCCCACCGATAAATCGAAAAAACCTCTTCTTCCCCCTACCCTCAAGGTGTATGCCGGAAGGGACATTCATTTATCAGGCAACGTTACGCTGACACCTTCGGAAACGGGGAATCTCGAAATGATAGCCGGAAGAGATATCGATGGATTATATTCCACAGGGGATACTTTCACCCGGTCATCGATTCTCCTCTCGGACCTTGAACCATCAACGGTATACGGCGAACAATCAGGAGAGGAAGGTATCAATATCGGCAGCGTTATACTCAATAATCTCGTCAACTCTCATTTACATGCGGCCAATCCGGTTCATCGAAACGATACTGCTGCGGTCACTATCCATGCTGGCCGTGACCTTAAGGACATGAGTTTGTATTTGCCGAAAAAAGCGGACATTTTTGCCTCCGGGGATATCAGAGACATCGAGTATATCGGCCAGAGCATTCTGCCAACTGATGCAACCCGCATCAGGGCAGGAGAGGATATCTTGTTCAGTACATCGTCGCTTGTTACCGGCAGCACGGGGATCGAGCATGGCGGTCCGGGATTTCTGCTGGTCCAGGCGGGAAACAGCATCGATCTGGGAGCCAGTAAAGGGATTCAGTCTGTGGGGCACTATTATAACCCTGCTCTTGGTCTGGGAAAGAGCTCACTGGCTGTTGTCTCCGGGTATTCCCTGGATCTGGATAACGATAAAATCAGTACCTTTTTCCAGGATTTAAAAACCAAGGCTACCGAGTATTGCAGGCTGCTCAATGAGGAGGGAAGTAATCGGGCTGCCCTGAAGCTGGAGGAAATACGGCAAGGACTTATCGATCCCTTCCTGCAATCGGCCAAGCCAGGAGATGGTCATATTAACATGTTTGACTCACAGATCAATGCAAGCGGAGAAATGGGAGATCTGGCCATCATAGCCAGGGGAGATATTAATATAGGCAGAACAACCTTTCCCACTGATAACCAAAGCACAAAGAATTCCGGTATCTATACGGCAGCAGGTGGCATGATCAATATTTTTGCCGGGGGTGATGTTAATGTCAATGAATCCCGGTTAATGACCTTCAGGGGAGGAGATATCCTGGCCTGGAGTGATCTGGGAAATATCAATGCCGGAAGGGGCTCGAAGACGGCGATCAATACCGAACCGCCGAAACTCGATATCGACGAAAACGGTGAAATCATTGGAGTAAAATTCGAGCCTCCCGCAGTCGGGAGTGGTATCCGCACTTTAACTTATGATCCCGATGGATTTGAAGGCCCCCTTGAAGCGCCGCTTGCCGGAGATGTCTTCCTGTTTGCCCCGACCGGTGAAATCGATGCCGGTGAGGCTGAAATTGTGGGCAGAAACATCAGCATGGCAGCACGAAGCTATAAGAACGTGCAGAATATCAGCTTTTCCGAGGGCTCGATAGGAGTTCCATCGACAGGAGAAAGCTCTGCCAACATCGGTGCTCTGACCGGGGCCGGGAATCTTGCACCTCAAACAAAGCTCAGCGAAGAGTCCTCGGTTACGGATTCGCCTGCCCAAAGGCTGGCGAGCAGTATAAAGCAGGCAGAGGAGGCTTTCTCCTTCAATAAAGATATCGACGTGGAAGTTATCGGATTTGAAGAGGGATCGGAAGGGAAAAAAGAGAAAAAGGATAAGGAAGAAGATAAGGATGACAGAAAGGAACAGAAAGGTGGCAAGTAGGAAAAGGTACATGAAACGACGAAAGGGTTTGGGAATAATCGTTGCTTTGACTTTCATCTGCTTATCGACGGGCACGGGATTCTGTACCGACAAAAATTCACCACCGGCGTATGCTGACAGTGGCGATGAATCGACTGCCGAACAGGGTGAAAACCTTTCTGAGAGGCTGAAAAGTATCGAGCTCAAGCTGGAGGCTCAGGAGAAGATTATGTTAGCGGAAGAGCAGATACTGGCGGATCAGGGGAGTCTGCTGAACACGATGATCAATGAAGGCAAGTTGCCGGAGTGGGTCAAAAAGGTGAAATTGAGCGGTGATTTTCGCCTGCGCTATCAAAGCGATATGTTTGGCCAGGATAATCCTGAGCTGCTCAAACCGGATGATCCCCGCACCATTATGAACACCCAGGAGGACCGGGACCGGCTCCGCATCCGTTTCCGGTTGGGATTGACAGCCAAGGTGAACGATCGGATGGAGATCGGCGCCCGGCTGACGACCGGTAACGAAAAAGAGCCTGTCTCGACCAATGAGACACTCGGAGATTACTCCAACAAAGACGGCCTGGTCATTGACAGGGCTTATCTGCAGATACGGCCGGTCAACAGGGCGGCATTCTGGTTTGGAAGAATGCCAAACCCATTCGACTCCACTGATCTTGTCTGGGATAAGGATCTTAATCTGGAGGGGTTGGCTCTTACCGCTACTGCCAATGACCCGAAAGCCCTGGTTGAAAAAAATTGGGACCTTTCTGTCACCGCCGGTTTTTTCCCGCTCCAGGAACTGGAATACTTCTCGGATGACAAGTACCTGTATGGAGGTCAGATCGGAGCGAAGTACAAGCCGGTAACAGCCCTGGGATTGAAGCTTGCCGTTGCCTATTATGATTACCGGAATATCGAAGGTAAGTTCAACGATCCCGCAGGTCCTGGCGATGAGACGGATTACACCCTGCCCGCCTTCCAGCAGAAAGGGAATACCCTGTTTAATATCAATACGAAAATGAATGACAAAGGCGAGATTGCGAAGAAACTCGCCCTGGCCTCCGATTTCAATCAACTGGACATCAATTCCTCGATCGAGATTGCCATAAAAACTATTGCTGTCCAGCTCATGGCTGATTATGTCAAAAACCTTGGATTTGACAAGGACAAAGTACGGGAGAGAACCGGGGTCGAGGTTCCTGAAGAGACCGAAGGATACCAGGTTGGCGTAGCCGTTGGACACCGGGAAGTGAAAGACCTGTGGCAATGGAACGGTTCTTTGTCTTTCAGGCATCTGGAAGCTGACGCCGTGATTGACGCCTTTACCGACTCCGATTTCCATCTTGGCGGAACCAATGCCGAGGGCTGGATCCTGGGAGTCCAACTGGGAGTTGGGAAGAATGCATGGTTATCCTTCAACTGGCTGACCGCGGATGAGATCGGCGGCCCGCCCCTGGCAGTTGATGTAATGCAGATCGATTTGAATGCCGCTTTCTAGGAGGCAGGGCATGATCTGCCTGAAGCAGTATAGAGTTAACAGGTGAAATAAGGGAGAACGAAGAGAAAGATGAGAACGAACATACAAAGGCAGGATTGTGCAGTTCTGGCAGGATGTCTGATAGGATTGTGGCTTGTCAGTACCTTCATGCTGACTCGCTCTGCATGGTCAGCGGAATTCAAGGTGTTTGTCGAGGGGGCATATACGGACGATACTCTTATTGTGCAGATATACGCGAATACCGATACTTTCAAGATGGCAAGTGCCGGGGTGAAACTCTCCTACGATCTAACCCGATTAACCGTGATCAGGGTTACAAAAAATGAGAGCCTTTGGTCCATCAGTGATGGAGGAGCAAAATTTCCTTATATGGAGCCCGATATCAGTAAGCCCGGCGAGGTGATTATCATTGCAGGGAAGCTCGATCTTTCAAACCCCTCCCAGGGGGTCTGCGGAGAAAGAGTGCTTTTGGCTGAAGTCGAGTTTGAACGGAATGAACATCCCAAGGTGCCACCGATTCTGGATGTATCAACGGTCAGTCTCGATTACGCACGAAGCGGGAGTTACTGTAATTTTGTTACGGTTGAGGGAAAAGTATTGGACCATGATTGTGTCACCTTCGGATCTTTTCACGTGGGGCCAGTGGGGCTTGGCGGCAACATTGTGCAGCGTGGTGATGCCAATGGCAATGGGAGTATTGAAGCCACTGATATAGATGCCATTACCCGGTATCAGAAGGATGGAGGAAATGCCCACGAGTGGATGGACTGCAATAATGATGGAAGAGTTAATGTCCTTGATATTGCCTGTATTCAAAATAAACTGACGAATGCGAGGTAACAACTATGAAGAGAACAGTAAGAAAGGGACCAATGCGGATGAAAGGCAAAATTTGGTATAGTATCCTGTCGCTTCTGGTAATTCTTGCCTTGAGAGTATTGCCGGTACATGCCTATTCCGTTTATCTTGGGGTGGACAATTCCTTTGATTTTTCCAGGCTGAGTGCTTTTGAATTCAGTGTGACAGGCATGAACGTGGATGATATCGCTTCGTCGACTATTCATCAGTCAGAGTCGGTAACCATAGATGGGATTACCATGAATGGCAGCATCCCGCATCCTTCCTCGCCAGGAGATGAATACTGGGAGATTTACAAGACTGCATCGTCAAACGGCGTGGCTGGTTATTGCACAAATTATGCGGCTCTCACGCCACTGACACCGGGACTGCTGATGTCATTGGAAGCTGAAAGCCCGTTCGGTATTACCGATCCTCTTCTGGGATCTTTGTATGATTCAGATGGCAGCTACCCTCATCCCTACCGGATGGTTTCGCAGGAAATTCCGCAGGGCATGCTGTATACGTATACCACGAATCCTGTCCCCCTCCCCTCAAGCCTCATTCTTCTTGGTTTAGGGCTGACCTGTCTTGCCATCTTCCGCTACTGTGCTTTGAAAATCCGGTGCTGTATGGCACCTAACAGGAAAAGGTCTTAGGTAAGAAGCAGTATCTCCATGTCTACTGCCATCGAAGAACAGCAGGAATTCTCCCGGCTGCTCACGATCCTTGTCCGGCGCAAATGGTGGTTCATTCTCCCCATTTTCTGGGTAAGCGCTCTCGGTGTGATCATCGCCCTGGTACTGCCCGATATCTTTCTGTCCCGCTCGACCATTCTGATAGAGAATCAAGCCATCCCTCAATCCTTTGTGTCATCGCCGGTAACGAGCTATGCAGAGCAGCGCATTCAGACTATTACCCAGGAAGTCATGTCCCGTTCCCGGATCTTGGGTCTCATTCGAAACTACGACCTTTTTCCGAAGAAACGCAAATATCTCACTACAGACACCCTCATTGAAAAAATCAGAAACCGGATTTCCATTGAACCCATCAATGCCGAGATCCACCATCAGGCCCAAAACCGTCCATTTCTGCTGACGATCGCCTTCAGCCTTTCTTTTCAGGATGAAGATCCTAGAAAGGCCCAGGCAGTGGCCAATGAAATTTCCTCCTATTACCTGGAGAAGAATCTGGAATCACGGGAAA is a window encoding:
- a CDS encoding filamentous hemagglutinin family protein, translating into MIFHLCLLHLPAFGEPLIPGYYGDPVKFTPRPPDPVCVPRGIIQTEGVSGVEYPADNQAIIHQNDKKAIIDWETFNIGRESYTHFDQQGQTGWAILNRIHDNKPSQIFGQLTADGKVYLINQNGILFGPGSRVNVHSLIASSLNINDEDFRQGILKFNADPSSKAVVSNHGNIETPDGGSVFLFGTSVENSGTIDCPMGQVGLAAGTAIELVTPSGLDTSRPGKIVKNSGVNPGTAVNFENGRISADLGLAGMYGKTINQQGLIRSVTAVKRNGNIELLATDKVATGAKSITACPVSDSSEKVHQSFPFMKSSITIGGWDPSIDSASGSGMARVNTVEHLGSIEAPAGQVNITADTRVYLGEESMIDVSGQWVGRPGETNLIETKLNSVELRDDFGQKTGPLKGETITFNANSGSSIGNVSGSLSSEEQTALERCSMGGDISIESFSGDIILRKGSLVDFSGGGTLYSRSFGETTKLLAGHTVYDISTAPQWIQYDKVLGFFRKEYPRFGVWKDYQGLYYGGIAPVMEYQPSYIEGGNAGSLILKARRLVLDGQLHGSAFRGIFQTEFSQPLDEFGFTTTRGVVQPKGGTLEIGYYDFKTGIDNRDLYTDEIVVQSQVQPLAEDFAPGDSLSGTFSTTYIPEYLLNTAGLADIKLYSNTGITTGKDTRITLPPGGSFQAAARSIVHQGEITAPGGFIRFDNDDNITSFETTALGQPNNHYIPLPGHLPEGIHLKEGSIVTAAGEKIDYLLPPALSGLPEGGDIRIFDKTSSQGGIHIDRGALLDVSGGYVTSPKGEISGGGAGLLDLRSLHLSLAGDLRGHALYGQTGGTLSLHTGDIRVVPNTSSQQESTDHQENTGEECILPDNFWASTGFTHIGLISENDIHIQEGSILAPSQVKLAQPLPRITPFSPEASIIGTVNKPDLTPLSFITVPFDELGSSSVTCKAGVPVDRTGITGDINLEAAVSVDSGAKIQTSIGGKVEVKAPSITIAGSLEAPAGTISASANDLVIGETGRITAAGFNKPDKKPRAQGLPTGFTSLSGGSVKLEATGNLILEDGCLIDVSGPSPAFTLIQNADGSFTTVPTAGDAGSLTLSFGGYLNPRIDSEEKTVQGRLDGVTLLGHGKMDGAAGGKFIIERKDVTGGLNIYADDMKRIVQKSSPDQSGGFDALELRSWSGIEFAESLNLTPERSLTLDAPLIKAAGAEQVYLRAPWLRLVNSAQYNFQPSQTGEAMIQCSANWIDTEGDIQFSGFQDVQLNAEHDLTLSDRHTVFLGFDLGWKGELNTAGNLTLRAERIYPTTLSQVTIHSDRKVTILPGENTPSSTIYSAGGKLTIEADSIEHRGTLAAPMGEIALCQNGETGEISQSRIYLAAGSKITTTGEASVNYGDLSNTSWTIPDKSDKNEPSKKQAATLPHNSVSLNSSEIIFDKDALISADGGGEIFAYQFLPGIEGSRNPLSASGRSVILPDNSIVLPGKAVYLEGVEGVPQGIYSLLPEQFAFMPGALVITDLGPHYTIDTLMLSKEGSPVTRGFTTIRDTGFTATVPHIYSIRPAEKVVQEGNFTLAHLTAGNAGEVTIRGNTSVLEGTVSGKPLPGFEGNRIELGGKTVFVGQFSEALLPGFSFDEDMPAFLKDKLYIDAGGLSGKGFKEIVLGGVELNGKEYQGTANITIQDGAHLAGTNLTLAATQDITVQSGALLQAEGEISKGEGSISLISPKGRVTIEENASVHASNVLNLECKNIASSGDIQVDNSTLNLMGERIEVTADPLNPQNESSLVFTPQELADITRGFTHLSLTGRREVVFHTALDLDFGDAFLILNTPRMSGRGLSEGDAVSLTSSKRISLLNTGLPGEESELPDTATLSLTADELVIGQGDISFDGFRKINLTSGTDLVFSGKGSLAASGDELNIKAARVTASSSQAGEPDSPNNTGVPYEVARFTVNAPDSRVAITRNGQGTAGENTTPGGSLSVAAQNIILDGLIEVQSGQIALDSRGEAGGIFLNQGSQILAQGSDYAPGGKVSLSTEAGQIDIADGALVDVSAGDQGDAGTISLYAPQGKVVLDGEIKGNARDSEARRGRGGRFTLDTTRYGQEDGPVNLAQLNGKLKRGGFDRAIDLRFRAGDIALPENEQLSAHSVKLVADGGNLDIFGIIEAPAGNTETGRVELYSRDNLTLHASNQVGDEVTGIYAPAGEVILGTARGTVILGGVEPGEKALIDVGGEDDGEKSGGTVTIRVPRENLDNLLNSQATVQGASEVIVEAVKAYDFASGVIGAGDIDKMREDTATFMSGLSLEDGGTLHIRPGIEISHQGSLSLSSDWDFTAWRYNGEPGSLSLRAGNDLNIAGHLLDKGNDSTWRFDLAAGSDRDSADPLAVIKGTGNLNVTDNTAVYTENAPISFASGNNTTIGHLSSSYAVFKDIEVEKIPFNRIPFNMASESGRIQGTVEGSLILKGGAIQTGTGDIQVEIGNDLDLDSYFDTKGKTVLGSIRTLGEHPSPAPSQAYWEYTNGGGISIEAGGTVGALQLINKDAWDWANNYIVIDDNGDKVTRTAWSASYERDLPTQGLAAMAGGDVKVFAGSDLYCQIGTFGSGDCEVFSGGDIDGKFLVKEGRGYFSAMGNVGGNIQDLTFEVFDSQISVTSQGNIHLGTIVNPTTVRDGFNVDSLWNLTYSPDARVTLRAESGDVSISGKTGNLSITYPTDKSKKPLLPPTLKVYAGRDIHLSGNVTLTPSETGNLEMIAGRDIDGLYSTGDTFTRSSILLSDLEPSTVYGEQSGEEGINIGSVILNNLVNSHLHAANPVHRNDTAAVTIHAGRDLKDMSLYLPKKADIFASGDIRDIEYIGQSILPTDATRIRAGEDILFSTSSLVTGSTGIEHGGPGFLLVQAGNSIDLGASKGIQSVGHYYNPALGLGKSSLAVVSGYSLDLDNDKISTFFQDLKTKATEYCRLLNEEGSNRAALKLEEIRQGLIDPFLQSAKPGDGHINMFDSQINASGEMGDLAIIARGDINIGRTTFPTDNQSTKNSGIYTAAGGMINIFAGGDVNVNESRLMTFRGGDILAWSDLGNINAGRGSKTAINTEPPKLDIDENGEIIGVKFEPPAVGSGIRTLTYDPDGFEGPLEAPLAGDVFLFAPTGEIDAGEAEIVGRNISMAARSYKNVQNISFSEGSIGVPSTGESSANIGALTGAGNLAPQTKLSEESSVTDSPAQRLASSIKQAEEAFSFNKDIDVEVIGFEEGSEGKKEKKDKEEDKDDRKEQKGGK
- a CDS encoding putative porin, which gives rise to MKRRKGLGIIVALTFICLSTGTGFCTDKNSPPAYADSGDESTAEQGENLSERLKSIELKLEAQEKIMLAEEQILADQGSLLNTMINEGKLPEWVKKVKLSGDFRLRYQSDMFGQDNPELLKPDDPRTIMNTQEDRDRLRIRFRLGLTAKVNDRMEIGARLTTGNEKEPVSTNETLGDYSNKDGLVIDRAYLQIRPVNRAAFWFGRMPNPFDSTDLVWDKDLNLEGLALTATANDPKALVEKNWDLSVTAGFFPLQELEYFSDDKYLYGGQIGAKYKPVTALGLKLAVAYYDYRNIEGKFNDPAGPGDETDYTLPAFQQKGNTLFNINTKMNDKGEIAKKLALASDFNQLDINSSIEIAIKTIAVQLMADYVKNLGFDKDKVRERTGVEVPEETEGYQVGVAVGHREVKDLWQWNGSLSFRHLEADAVIDAFTDSDFHLGGTNAEGWILGVQLGVGKNAWLSFNWLTADEIGGPPLAVDVMQIDLNAAF
- a CDS encoding dockerin type I repeat-containing protein, coding for MRTNIQRQDCAVLAGCLIGLWLVSTFMLTRSAWSAEFKVFVEGAYTDDTLIVQIYANTDTFKMASAGVKLSYDLTRLTVIRVTKNESLWSISDGGAKFPYMEPDISKPGEVIIIAGKLDLSNPSQGVCGERVLLAEVEFERNEHPKVPPILDVSTVSLDYARSGSYCNFVTVEGKVLDHDCVTFGSFHVGPVGLGGNIVQRGDANGNGSIEATDIDAITRYQKDGGNAHEWMDCNNDGRVNVLDIACIQNKLTNAR
- a CDS encoding PEP-CTERM sorting domain-containing protein, giving the protein MKGKIWYSILSLLVILALRVLPVHAYSVYLGVDNSFDFSRLSAFEFSVTGMNVDDIASSTIHQSESVTIDGITMNGSIPHPSSPGDEYWEIYKTASSNGVAGYCTNYAALTPLTPGLLMSLEAESPFGITDPLLGSLYDSDGSYPHPYRMVSQEIPQGMLYTYTTNPVPLPSSLILLGLGLTCLAIFRYCALKIRCCMAPNRKRS